The genome window gttgttttctttattaaagATTTGGGTGTGGCCAGAACGCTTGCAAACTATGCATCTTCTTGGGTTCCATGACATATTCACAACCAAGACTTCTCTTACAAGAGTGCGAGCTGTTCCTCGTTACAGTTTTAGCGTTGAAACTTTAGAGGGACTAAACACAATGCACCCAACTATAGGTATCATGCCATCTGGTCTTCCATGGGTGGTGAGCCCTCTTGAAAATGGTGACAAACTTTTCGGTTCCCTTTTAACTTCTCGTTACAACAGAAGCAAATGGAGCGGAAATGGTGGGAACCATACCGAAAAGCCAAATGGAAATTTAGGTTCTGTGGAAAAGTTTCATAAGTACATATATTCTGTTCCATACTCAGATCACTCATGTTTTGCAGAGATAGAGGATTTTGTAAAACTTGTCCAGCCAACTAACATGAAAGGCATTGTCTCTTCATCATCGTGCTATGTTGATCCTCTGTACTATTTTGGCCGCCTTTGTGGAGCCTACCAATCAGCTCAAAGTTTACCTCACaataagagaaaagagagagttgaAAGAGTTCTAGCTGTCAATAACAAAACTACCTTTAGATGTGGTGCTTCCGCTGGGTTGGAGAGGAAAAGAGCAATAACTGTGAAGGTCAAAAGTTCAGGTATTCATGTGAGCAGGATGAGTGCATTGAGACGAAAAAAGCGTGGTGCAAAGATTGAGGAAAATGACCGTCCCAAttgatttgttttcttattCATTATTGTCAGTACAAAGGTATGATCAATGTTGCATGTATAGTTGGATGGAAGTATTCAATTGTAAAGTTCGAAATACCAATGACATTTAAGGTGGTAgattttttatgctttttctctctcatatctCAAGAGTATTATAATTTGCATTGCAGAATAAAATTCAGGATGCATTGCGACACATAGGAAGGTGGTAGATTTTTGGTTGTCTCTAGGTTGTGAGCAGATGTTCATTAATTGCTTGTGTTGTTGAGAGACCATGTCGAAACTGTACCAGTCACAGTGAGTTAACAAAGTTTCTTGCCTGCTTAGTCTTTTTAGCACCTCTACATTGTTGAGTAAGAAAAGAAGGCACCATTACATGGCATGGCACATTGCAGATTTTTACAAATAATTGTTTAATTGCCACTACATCTTCGTCCATTATATAATTTGTTTGTTATTGTGCGTAAAGAATGCACCATTAATTGTTTAAAAGCATGGCGCAAAGGTTGTGGAAAATGAATGATATTATTCTGAATATACTATGTGCCTAGGATGTGGCTAGAAAGTGCACTTCTGGACATCACACACGTTTTAGATAGACGTTATCAGAAACGTccatagttattttttatgttttaattttaattttcttggttGGTTTCGCATGAGTTAGCTTATGTTTGGCTCCGAATtaaaaagtcagcttattttactatttagcttattttgttattatttatgggtctcatttcactttttggtattattcatggatttcattgtactatttcagttaacttttatttttatttacagtactttcagaaaaaaatttttagtttcagcaaaataagctgaTCTCAAACAAACCTTTAGTTTTTTCAGCCAACAAGGAACTAGAGGGAATTAGTATCAGGGTTTTTCTCTATAGGACTACGCAATTGGCAATAgtcatccaaaaaaataaaacctggTAGGAATGGTCTTGGTCATGGCAGGTCATACATTTGTTACCTAGCTTTTCATAGGATTATAGGAGAAaacgaaaaacaaaaaacaaaataagaggCTCTTTCTAGTTTCTAGCCATTTGAATTTGAATGGACTGTTTGAGGTCCAAAACGGGAATTATTAATAGGGTGAGATTTGGGTAT of Quercus lobata isolate SW786 chromosome 8, ValleyOak3.0 Primary Assembly, whole genome shotgun sequence contains these proteins:
- the LOC115957950 gene encoding 5' exonuclease Apollo, translating into MEKGLISVDRWTEHSQAYFLTHLHSDHTQGLSSSWAKGPIFCSRLTAKLFPFKFPGFNLSLLRLLAVGTWHSISLVSPSSASSSTLQVMPIDAHHCPGAVMFLFRGEFGCLLYTGDFRWETTSKRAEIGRTMLLNALKDDVVDILYLDNTYCNPSYAFPSRAIVAQQVIDIIVSHPEHDIIIGIDSLGKEDLLLHISHELKIKIWVWPERLQTMHLLGFHDIFTTKTSLTRVRAVPRYSFSVETLEGLNTMHPTIGIMPSGLPWVVSPLENGDKLFGSLLTSRYNRSKWSGNGGNHTEKPNGNLGSVEKFHKYIYSVPYSDHSCFAEIEDFVKLVQPTNMKGIVSSSSCYVDPLYYFGRLCGAYQSAQSLPHNKRKERVERVLAVNNKTTFRCGASAGLERKRAITVKVKSSGIHVSRMSALRRKKRGAKIEENDRPN